From the Trifolium pratense cultivar HEN17-A07 linkage group LG4, ARS_RC_1.1, whole genome shotgun sequence genome, the window CGTGTAATTATAttgaatatattatatataccgtatattaaaaaaaataatagaaaagtaTAATTGATGTAGCACTCCTATGAAGAAAAGAATCTAGTGTTCCCACTTCCCACTTTTTCAATTCCACGCAGAATCTTTGTTGATCTCTATGGTTGGTTGAGGTTGATATGTCATCTGATTTTGTTTATCTGCTTGCAATTTAATATtcataaatataaatcataCAATAACTAATTAACAAGTAGaagtttattttttggtcaaaaaacaaacaaacaaaccaaaaaaaccaATCAAGTTGAGAAAGTagacacacacaaaaaaacaaTCATATATCACAAGACACAATGCATTCTTGTTTTGGAACTACTTGAAAATAATAGTCAAAttagaatgttttttttttatcctataaAGTCATCAATTTGTATCGTGatcatttttttacaaatgatCAAATTAAAGCATCCTTTGTTGCTAATTACAACATTGGTTCTATTAAATAGGAAAATAAGGGAATTCTATTTGCTaatgttttaattaaataaacttCTAATGTTTCACTATATATCAATTTAGAAGCATATATAGTACATGCCTAGCAGTAAATGGAACAGTCTTAGGTACTTTAGAAGGACACAAAATtgatatggaaaaaaaaatagagttatGTTTCCAAGCACTTTTGTTGAGAGGGAAGATAtttgaagttttattttttaataatccatGCAACCCTATATACATTGGAAAGACGTGCCTATTGAAGTGTTGGGGAGTTCGGGGGAGCTCGGGAGAAACAATGAGCCAATGCTCCAGGATtacaagagagggagacgccacatcccaacccaaaaccttaaggtgttaggttaatGGTTCACATCTCTTATAAATCTAACATTCTTCCCATAAttagtcgatgtgagacttaaacactcacacttgaaacccaacatgAAGATGGTGCATATTCTTTTGTTTtgcataaaatgaaaaaaaaaaaaaaaaaaaactgtgcaCATATTGCAAAAGTTACATAAAATTCTTTCTTAATCAAAGTACCTCGAATAATGAAGTTTTATACTTTAAAAAGTagcttaaatttttattttttcaagaaatgcttaaattttattttattttgagtcATGTGCAGTCGCTTCTCTCGGAAGTATGGATATCTTACTAGTATGTAATGAAAGCATGaacatttgtttttttaggGAGAAAAATTGTAAATACCTCGTGCAATTTATGTATATTATACTATAAAATTTTGTATAAAACAGGTCCTTTgtaataaaagttaaaaataagtaaattattgtacaagatttaaaatatgaaacaaatgTACATGTTGAATTAATACTTTTTAAGCAAATTAGACTCTAGAAAAAAGATATCTTAATTATGTTGGCCTCTCATTATATCAATCAATTATccgaaaaaaattgaaaaaaagaaactaaaatgtCTTGCACGAATTAGTAAGTTAAAACGCAAATGAAGcatcaataaaattaaaaaaactcaaaGGAAGGTAAAAACCAATCAAACCTAAAATTAAGTGGATTTGAGGTTAGGCCATGTTAGTGAAAGGAGTTTGGTTAAACTAGATAATCAAGGTTTGCTAAGCAATTAAATTGAACCGGAAGTGTTAAGAATCTTTTTGTAGGAAACAAGATATATTAAGAGACATCGAGGATGTATGCTTTTGGGAGCTGAGTTATCTAAGAGTTTGTGGGGTGAAATTGTGAGCACTATTACATACTTGATTTCAAGAACCTTATGGATGTTtggaatttgaaggtcatataGAAGTGgctgaataacattataatccATTGCCCCTCTCCAATTCGAAACCAGATTCTATGTTATAACTAATGTTCGAAAGAGTAGAATATTTTAAGAGCTTCACATTAAATGATAGGTGGtctaaaaatataatgtttatAAGTCAAAACAATCATCATCATATAAatcaattattttgtataatgagttagacccaatataaaatttaagattGTATGAGAGTCTCCTTTAAAGTATGTTggaatatctttttttttttttttttacgaaatctGTTATCAGATCTGTTATCAGGTTTCTGTTATTGGATTAACcattatttatatctatgtacCATATACTTAAACCCAATAGTGTTGGGTGTGATCGGGGTGTTATAAgtgtccatatatatatatatatgcacgaCAATTATTAGAAATTGAATTAACACTGATACTATGTCAAAACTCAATGAATCAACATGACCTATTTGAACATTGATGACTTTAACTACATAAGAAATCAACTATGAGGATGATTCTATTTGAATTCAATAAgcattgcatttttttttatgtaaccAAAAAGAATAGAAGACTGATGTCAGTGAACTATATCAATTGATCTTTTGGATAAATTGCAATATAGAAATGATACAAAATAATCCATAAAAGTATAGGAATGACacaaaaatattgtcattttaTTACCAATCTCTTATTTGGGTATGAAAATGTATAGAGAGTTACAACTTTGGATCTACCCGTATTTAAACTTTATCATACATACTTGTTAAAGAGACTAATACATCTTATATCTTGTACAAAGCCACTTCGACAAATAATGATTGAATAaattaagcaaaaataaaaataatgatgttCTCAAAGAAGCAGAAAATAATCATCAAAATGCAACAAATTACACTAATTATCATCAGTTTAGAGAAAAGAAGTGCCTGCTAAACCATATCATCATCAATAACATCAACTTTAAGTTTAGGATCCATTTTCTCACCTTTCATCTCACAAATATTATGCAAAACACAAGCACCAAGAACAACTGGCAAATTTTGAAGCTTAACTTCAGTCCTTTTCTGCAAACAACTCACCTACCTTTCAATCTAGCAAATGCATATTTAGCAACTTTTTGTATCTCACCGATCTTCTCATTGAATCATGTTGTGTCCAAGTAAGATTTTGTCGAGTATAAGGCACCAAAACCTAATCCATTAAAGGATACCCTGAACTTCCAACAATCCAAACAAACCCTATTAAGAAGTCCAAGcaccatgaaaattgaaaggCTGACATCAGTATATTAAGGGACTAAAATTCTGGAACTTGAAAGGCTGTgattggaaaaaaattaacataaatctTACCATGCAAAGACATAAAATAGGGAACATCAGTatagaaaataagaaaacaaatttgAAACTGGTCCAATATTTGTTTAACATAGTTTCATTTGATCATGTTTACTTAATTAATAATTAGCTGGGCTTGTATGTGAAATGCATAAAACATAAGAGGCCATTGAACCTAAACATAAGAAAATTAGCCAAGACTCAAAGTTTGAAAGCTTTAATTTGTTCAAGTTGGCTCAATTGTAGTGCTCTCCTCATCAATCCCCTCATTGGTTTTCATCATGTCACGAAGTAGACCAACACATCaagatatttgaaaaaaaaaatgaataactaAGCAGAACAACACATCAATATaatggaaattttaaaataagactTAACAGTGAGAGGTTGATCCCTATAACATTTAAATGGGCTAAATCCAAATATAACTAAGCATGTGTTCTCTTAATCCCCTATTTTCTTGCATTAACCACATCTAATGTTAAAGAACATTTTTAGTTATTCATGCAACTGATGTACCTAGGAAAAAGGTTATTGGCTCAAGCACCCGGAGAAAAATGCATGTTTTCCTCTTACATATAGTTTAGAAGACTATATTTGCAAAAATCGAGGTTGAACTCATTTAGGTCCAAGGATTGAAATTGCATAAGGGGAAAGAGCTAAGACTACAAGTCAAggcaaaaagaaaaacattaaagGGTGGGCTAGAGAACATACATACCCCTGCTACCAAGAAATCCCATATCAATTCTCCATATTCAGTAAGATATGGAATTTGAGCTCCTTGGTATTGAACCGGAGACCACATAAGCTGCAGCAAATCTCCGATTCACTGATGTCAGAACTTGTACTGTAGCTTCCGCAATGCTCAGAaatattcaaatatatatatatatatatggaatcATGAAATCAGGAAAACGATTCAAGCAAACCAAAGCCATTCATTAGCTTCTGATGACCTAATGAATAGGATCACCAGCTTTGAAACACGAAGTCCGTGTTCTGTTATCTAATAGAAACCAATTCTTAAAATAGAAAATCAGTCCAAGTGTGAAACAAAAAAGAGtgttttattttagtaattAACTCATTATTAGAAGGCACTAAACTTAATTTGGTTAATGATAGTCGAcacacaaacattttttttgaacaagcagtGTACATACAAACATGAAATGAAAGAAGCATCTAATATATGTCAATCAACCCTACATTTTATTATTGAACGAAAATATATTCTCACATAAATGATCATTCTTAACGAGCATAGATGAAGCGGAATCACATTATCGAGGTTAGataaacatatgatattttagtGAAATCACCTTAATCACAATACATGTTGAGAAAGGATTATGGATATTGTGAACCCTAAGATGTAGATTCCAATACCAATACAGATACAACCATGGAGTCTTCAAGCCATATCGTCTTGTGATTCACAGTGTCTTTGTCTGCAGTAAAAATAATTGGAACAAATAGAAGAACATCAGCACATGCATTTCAGTAGCTATACTAAGTTCCCCCTTGAACCACTAAGCCCTAATTTGTGCACCCAACCTAGCCTAAAATTAAGCATGAACCAACACTGACATACTTCACATTCTCAACACTTTCCTCAATTTGCATATACAAGCTATAAGGAAGTAAAGTATTGCAATAGTAGTCAATTCAACTGGTTGAAAACATGCACTAATCAAAATTCGCTTATGTGTAGGGAAACCAACTTATGGTCTAAGAGGTGTGAAAATTGGTTGATCCAACAAATGCAGCAACAATCACAGAGATGCGAGCATTGGACATGAAGAAAAGCCTAATCAAAGCTGAAATCAACTTAAAATCAAATCCTAAACATACAAAGATTGAGAGCTGAGAAAGCCACAAAGGTAGGCTCCTAAATAAAATGACACAACAAATCAGTTAGGTaaactatcaacaaaaaatatctaataaatgaaaaatagtaACAAAGTAAGGAAAGATTCACTATTCTACCTATAAACATCACAGCAGAGATGACACAAAGAAAAGGCttcaatcataaaataaaaaaatgacgTGTGTGTGTGGGGCAGGGCGGGGCAGGGGGGTGGGATTGACATAGAAAACTAAAATAGGGACTAATGGTTTTGGTGATGGTGCCGTGGGATTTTGGGGATGATGCATGTGCTTGTTCAACGGATACAGTTGAACTTAGCAAAGGGCTCTGCTTTGCATGATGCTGCTGGTGTTTCAAAGACATTCCAAAGTCTCATAGTTTCATCCGCGGCAGCAGTTGCCACCATACAGCCATCTGGACTCTGTGTCATGTGCAATACCCTCGACGTATGACCGTTGAGCTCTGCCATCTTCACCATAGAAGGATACTTCCAAAGGGTAAGCTGGTTCTCAGTGAAACCATGTGAGCTAAGAAGCTCACGCTCGTTCTTATTCCACAGCAGAGCACATACTTGCGATCCTGTGTCAACAGAGTTCAATCTCGCACCTGTGCGAGTGTTCCACATCTTAATGCAATTATCACCTACACCTCCACCAGAAGCCAATAGATTATTTTGAAAAGGAGACCAAGCCAGTGCCTTCACAGCAGCCCTGTGTTCCTCAAACCTATGAAGGCAACGGGTAGGTGAATTTAAAGAAACCACAGACCTATCCCATATGTGAACAACATTATCGTTTCCACCACTCGCCAATTGTCGTCCCGAGGGTGACCATTTGAGCCCACAAACCTCCTGATCATGTCCCATGTAAGTTTGAACAATGTGAGATCTCACTCTAAGATCATTGTTTACTATTTTACCATCCATTCCTCCGGTTGTCAGAATATGACTATTCCAAGCCAGTGAACCCACTCTTCCTCTGTGCCCACCCCTCAATGTTCTCAGCTGTTTAGTAGTTGTTGCATCCCAAATTTGGACAAGTGACTTGTTCAAACCAACGGCTATATGTCGTCCATCTGAGGCCCAGCTAACACTTGTAACAGGACCATATTCATCATCCACAGTGACAAGTTCTGAAGTGGAGCTATTTGAAGCATTCCAAAGATAGACACTATTTTCAAGGGCGATACTAATGACATTACTGCTACCCCAATCCAACAAGTTCAAGCAAAAGTCGTCTACCATATAAGGGGCATCCAACTTCCTCTCCCAAGTCTGCAAAATCATTTTCACAAACACATCCAGAAAACGCGAATTAAAGAACTGAAAGCATTTGATTATTGATTTATATAAAACTAaataattgtaaataaaaaaagctAGTATAGTAACTAACCTTAGGAATGTGTCTTTTGGGCTTGGATGATCTGCATtgcggaggaggaggaggaagaggagGCCAAATTTCCTTAGGGGTTGGAGGTTTATTCTTGAAGGCCAATATTCGGGTTGGAATGTCACATGCTTCGGCGAGTAGTTTCTGGTAAGTCGACATCTCCGCTAGATTCTCTTTCCCCTTTTTATGATGTGACTTGAAGATCATAATGAAGTACTCTTGGCTTATTATGGTGGAGTTAagcttaatttttatgttatgtCATTCCCAAATCGATACGGTGGACAAATAACTTCATTGTATACATATGGagacactatatatatatataccaagtTATTACTACAGTTGTAGTACTAAGTCCTTTCAACGAATCTTTTGTCTAATCAGGTTTTGACCAACTTCGTTTGTAAAATTGACTTTTGACAGATTTTTTAACAGATATGTAAGAAAGAACGAGAAACTCACTACCACACCAAGAAACTCACTACATAGCTACTAAAACCACAACTTGATTCCATAAAACAAGGAAGAAAATATACAACCAAAGTTCTAGACACATTTTTTGTGACTAATCATGTACAATATTTAAATCCAGATGTAAAAATGGGCACAAGTCAGAAAAACTATTTGAATTCACTATTGAATTCGAAGACTAAACATTTACAGGTTATTTGCTCTCAGGCGCAGAGCCAAAAATGCAGATAAAATATTCCTAATGGGAAACTTTGCCCCACCAAATTAGAAAGTTTAACTACCAGATTGAATGACGAACTATACAGTAAACCAGCAATATACCCTCAATAGATTATTGAAAATCGAAAGAATGATAGCTCGACCACAACCCATTAACTTCAATATCAAGCATAGAGAATTGAGAATCTGTGCCGCCAATATCATTGCCAAAGGGGGCAAGTGCAGCGTTAGGGCCAATTTATAGCTGTTCCACTAGAGATGCCTCAACACATAACTGCCACTTTTCGAGGACCAAAAATGCCtccaaattataaatacaaTATCTGGTGCTAAGAGTCCCTAATCTTTATTCCGAATCTGAATCAATAGAAAGGTACAAGCGGGGCCTTACAGAACGTTTTTGGCGAGGAAATGTAACAGGGCTACCTGGCCTTTGTTTAGCTGCTTTGTCAGATCTCACATCATTGATACCAAGAAGCAAAGAAGCTGCACAAGGAAGGAGAAATGATTAATGAAGAAATAATGTCAAACTCGGAAATCAAAACGCAATTAATAATCTGATCGAGAACAAAAAAGGGAACCATAAATAATGCAGAAGGTAAAAAGTTGCTGGATACAAATGTACATGTATGTATAAAGGAAACACTAACATCGTTGACTTTCTATACAGGAGGTTAGCATCATCCAcattattcaaaaattaaaatagccATTTATACTTTCTAACTAAGCAAACAAAATATTGGCATTTGGCTCACTTTGTTAATAGTAGAATGAAACACCTCTTCCTCAAACTATTCATATGACGTGGAAGACTAACACAGCCACACGGAGTACTTTTGACAAATTCAAAACAAACTCCTAGGTTTCTATGCACATTATCGAGGGAGGTTAGataaacatatgatattttagtGAAATCACCTTAAACACAATACATATTGAGAAAGGATTATTGATATTGTGAACCCTACCTAAGATGTAGATTCCAATACAGATGCAACCATTGAGTCTCCAAGCCATATTGCCTTGCGATTCGCAGTGTCTTTGTCTGCAGTAAAAAATAATGGGACCAAATAGAACCACTAAGCCCTAATTTGTGCACCCAACTTAGCCTAAAATTAAGCATGAACCAACACTAACATACTTCACATTCTCAACACTTTCCTCAATTTGGATATACAAGCTATAAGGAAGTAAAGTATTGATATAGTAGTCATTCAACTGGTTGAAAGCATGCACTAATCAAAATTCGCTTGTGTAGGGAAACCAACCTATGGTCTAAGAGGTGTGAAAATTGGTTGATCCAACAAATGCAGCAACAATTACAGAGATGCGAGAATTGGACATGAAGAAAAGCCTAATCAAAGCTAAAATCAACTTAAAATCAAATGCGAAATATCAAATCCTAAACATACAAAGATTGAGAGCTGAGAAAGCCACAAAGTTAGGCTCCAAAATAAAATGACGCAACAAATCAGTTAGGTAAActatcaacaaaaatattaaaccataaaaaaaccaatcataaaataaaaaaatgatgcgcgcgcgtgtgtgtgtgtggtggTGGTGGGTGGGGGGGAGGGACTGACATAGAAAACTAAAACAGAATTTGGTGATGATGCTGTGGGAGTTTTTGTTAGGGATTTTGGGGATGATGCAGGTGCTTGTTCAACGGATACGGTTGAACTTAGCAAAGGGCTCATCACTTGTCTTTAGTGGTGTTTCAAAGACATTCCAAAGTCTCATAGTTTCATCCGCGGCAGCAGTTGCCACCATACACCCATCAGGACTCTGTGTCATGTGTAGTACCCTCGAGGTATGACCGTTAAGCTCTGCCATCTTCACCATAGAAGGATACTTCCAAAGGGTAAGCTGGTTCTCAGTGAAACCATGTGAGCTAAGAAGCTCACGCTCGTTCTTATTCCACAGCAGACTACATACTTGCGATCCTGTGTCAACAGAGTTCAATCTCGCACCTGTGCGAGTGTTCCACATCTTAATGCAATTATCACCTCCACCAGAAGCCAATAGATTACTTTGAAAAGGAGACCAAGCCAGTGCCTTCACAGCAGCCCTGTGTTCCTCAAACCTATGAAGGCAACGGGTAGGTGAATTTAAAGAAACCACAGACCTATCCCATATGTGAACAACATTATCGTTTCCACCACTCGCCAATTGTCGTCCTGAGGGTGACCATTTGAGCCCACAAACCTCCTGATCATGTCCGATGTAAGTTTGAACAATGTGAGATCTCACTCTAACATCATTGTCTACTATTTTACCATCCATTCCTCCGGTTGTCAGAATATGACTATTCCAAGCCAGTGAACCCACTCTTCCTCTGTGTCCACCCCTCAATGTTCTCAGCTGTTTAGTAGTTGTTGCATCCCAAATTTGGACAATTGAATTGTTCAAACCAACGGCTATATGTCGTCCATCTGAGGCCCAGCTAACACTTGTAACAGGACCATATTCATCATCCACAGTGACAAGTTCTGAAGTGGAGCTATTTGAAGCATTCCAAAGATAGACACTATTTTCAAGGGCGATACTAATGACATTACTGCTACCCCAATCCAACAAGTTCAAGCAAAAGTCGTCTACCATATAAGGGGCATCCAACTTCCTCTCCCAAGTCtgcaaaattattttcacaaacacATCCAGAAAACACGAATTAAAGAACTGAAAGCATTTGATTATTGATTTATATAAAActaaataattgtaaaaaaaagctAGTATGGTAACTAACTTTAGGAATGTGTCTTTTGGGCTTGGATGATCTGCattgaggaggaggaggaggaagaggagGCCAAATTTCCTTAGGGGTTGGAGGTTTATTCTTAAAGGCCAATATTCGGGTCGGAATGTCACATGCTTCGGCGAGTAGTTTCTGGTAAGTCGACATCTCCGCTAGATTCTCTTTCCCCTTTTTTGCACCTTCCGTCAACATGTTGTGAGCATAGCCAAAGTTTATTGCTGATCTATTTGGAATGAACCTATCCAACTGTTCCATTCCAACAAAAAAGGTCAATAAAATCAAAACCCTAAagggaaaaataataatatctaaATACGACGATAAAGCCTAAACCTTACGTTATCCTTCTTTGAAGAATCGATTTCGCGAAAACGGTATCTCCAATGAACCGCCCCCgccattaataataataatgtagatCCTGCAAATcagaaatgaaaatgaaagtaaGATGATAAAGAACGGAAAAAACGAGAAAGAATTAGAAATATTGAATCGAAGAGAATCGGCAGCGTGTGAACGAAAGAATGTTCGAAGAAGATcgatcagagagagagagagagagagagagagtgagaatGCTTTGGTTTGTAACTTGTAAGTAAAGTGACACTAGCATATTTATAGATTTCCAAAGCCGCGTGTTTGGTACGCAATAGCGGTTGGGCTTTTTTCCTTctaaaaagagttttttttttgggcccattttttaagaaaatttctatttttttttgttcttaaaaagaaaaattctattattttatagtatttattatagatttttttaaaactattttaagaaaaaaaaatcatttttaatatgCAATCGggagctggaaccacttgatgtcaaaactgaccgtcgaatcaaattaaactgatggtgaaaacaaaaaaaaaatatttttaatcttaaaatgaaaatctaattacaataatttttatagtaactatatttttttttacaatggagtTAATCATGATACTTCATTTatgcatactactcaaactcATCACCACTAAACTAAATCTAAtggctttatttttttttaaactatggAACTCGGGTAATATAACTTTATGTCACACTCTCAGAGAGGGAAACAATTGTGCGGATTAATTAGTCAAGCATGAAGCCTCTTCAAATTTTGAACTCAGAATTCATGCATTTCCTTCGGaaggattctttgatatatctCAGAAGCGATGCGGCTAGAACTTTCTTccttaattaaaaaatagttcatgtttctttcttctttctcttgtCTTTTGCTTGATTAgccttgtaacaaaaaaaaaaaggaatctAAATGTAGGAGCttcacatttaaaaaaatatatttttatgatgGTAAGTAAGCGGAAAgtagctttagattttttttaaaatctctaaaaaataatctctaaattttttcaaaatcattttttttagacCTTAAACAAAAGCACAATATCAataaagtcttttttttttgtatttttaaaaatgatttttatgataacttaattaaaaatagtaaaagttattttaaattaaaagctATCTCTAGAAAATTAAGAGTCATTTTAACATTCAAAAAGCTATCTCTAGAAAATGATTTCTATGAAAAGCTATTTAAaagagtttttttaataaaattcttttgaaattttatgttCCAAAAACAATTGTAACACAATGATGaaatacttaaaacaaaatCTTTGTTAAAAAAGTTTTGACGCA encodes:
- the LOC123920015 gene encoding cell division cycle 20.1, cofactor of APC complex-like: MAGAVHWRYRFREIDSSKKDNLDRFIPNRSAINFGYAHNMLTEGAKKGKENLAEMSTYQKLLAEACDIPTRILAFKNKPPTPKEIWPPLPPPPPQCRSSKPKRHIPKTWERKLDAPYMVDDFCLNLLDWGSSNVISIALENSVYLWNASNSSTSELVTVDDEYGPVTSVSWASDGRHIAVGLNNSIVQIWDATTTKQLRTLRGGHRGRVGSLAWNSHILTTGGMDGKIVDNDVRVRSHIVQTYIGHDQEVCGLKWSPSGRQLASGGNDNVVHIWDRSVVSLNSPTRCLHRFEEHRAAVKALAWSPFQSNLLASGGGDNCIKMWNTRTGARLNSVDTGSQVCSLLWNKNERELLSSHGFTENQLTLWKYPSMVKMAELNGHTSRVLHMTQSPDGCMVATAAADETMRLWNVFETPLKTSDEPFAKFNRIR
- the LOC123920016 gene encoding cell division cycle 20.2, cofactor of APC complex-like gives rise to the protein MIFKSHHKKGKENLAEMSTYQKLLAEACDIPTRILAFKNKPPTPKEIWPPLPPPPPQCRSSKPKRHIPKTWERKLDAPYMVDDFCLNLLDWGSSNVISIALENSVYLWNASNSSTSELVTVDDEYGPVTSVSWASDGRHIAVGLNKSLVQIWDATTTKQLRTLRGGHRGRVGSLAWNSHILTTGGMDGKIVNNDLRVRSHIVQTYMGHDQEVCGLKWSPSGRQLASGGNDNVVHIWDRSVVSLNSPTRCLHRFEEHRAAVKALAWSPFQNNLLASGGGVGDNCIKMWNTRTGARLNSVDTGSQVCALLWNKNERELLSSHGFTENQLTLWKYPSMVKMAELNGHTSRVLHMTQSPDGCMVATAAADETMRLWNVFETPAASCKAEPFAKFNCIR